The segment gtatgaaatgttagtttgtagtgactttgctagtgctttttatgtagccagttgtaaaactaggcaaatatctagatgacttGATGTACCTCCGAAAGACCTCTGTGCATGGACAGCGAGTATTGAAGGCAggaggaggctgtgcctccccaaacagccttgcgtggccccacccatgctctgccGCCAGGTCCCTTCCTGCTTCCCGGGCTGTGCTGCGGGGGAACCGGGGGGCTAGTGGTAGCTAGCctgcgctctggggctgggggagggaggccatGCTGCCCACCCGTCTGGCGTTCCGGGGCTGTGCCTGGCAttccagggctgggggcatgcCGCCCGCTCACCCGCCTGGCGTTCctgggcttgggggaggggcacgCCGCCTGCTCACCCGCCTGGAGTTCCAGGACTGGGGCGGGGCCCGCTCACCCGCCTGCAGCTCCCGGTGGCTGCcattcgccgttcccggccaatgggatctgtgggaagtggcgtgggcctgCGGACGGTtgatgtaaacaaactgttttgcggcccaccagcggattaccctgatgggctgcaggttgcccatcactgactCTGGAGTAAAGGACTGTgcctcctgcctcccctggaACTGACCCCTCCCACACAGAAGCAGGAGCATAGGGGATtggtcccctccccagcccagcagaaTAGGAGACTGAGACCTCACTTCAGTGCGAAGGACTTCCCGCCATGTTCCACTTTTCAGAGTCCGGTGACCTCAAAGTAGGTTGCAGCCGTGAGGAAAGGATGGGGATTGATAACCCCCAAACACTGAGTAGTTGAGCCCATGTGTTCTCTCATCCTTTCCCACTAAGCTTCTGGTGGGCAACCCCTACTGCTTTGACATGTTTCCCAGGCATCAAAACCATCTTCCTTGGGGTAGAAAGTTTTGGGCCTGCTTGCCTTTTTCTAGATGTTTGTACAGTGTGTAAAGCATCTAGAGTTCTAGAGAGGAGCTTGATAAACCAAATGAAAGAATATCTAGATATGGAATTTATATTAAACTTTTATTACACCTTTCATCCCAGAGCTGCTCATGGACTACATATACTGCCTGAAAAACCTTTCTGAGGTGGAAAGGACAGCAGTTGGGCTGACATCAGTCATACAAGACAACAGTGGAAGGAAAGGAATTTTGGTCAAGGGTACTAGGATAAACTCCTACTTCTAGGAAAAGTGCTCTAGGATTTTTCATGTCCACATAGAGCAGATAGGAGACAGGACTCATCCAAATAATTCCTTTATAGTATGAATTGCTTGGATATAAGTTGATAGAACTGAGTTCATCCTACTGAGTTACAAACCTGTGGTTCAAGGAAGCTGAAGATATCTCAAACCTGATGTTTAAAACACCAACTTGTCTTTTGCCTGTTTAGTAATATAGTTTGTTTTTCATGTTTGGGATAGGGGTGTCATGAGGAAAGGAACAGTATAGTAACCGTACAGAGTTTTAACTGAGAATTCATGAACTATATTTCAGCATCTCTTTCTCCCTGTCTGTGTGCAGCCTAATTTTGTGGGATTGATTGGAGTCAGACAATGTCCACTCCTCCTCTCGCCGGGGCAGGGATGCCTCCTGGTGCTTTCTCAGGACCACAGGCTCAAGCAGCCCGGGAAGTGAACACAGCTTCTCTCTGTCGCATTGGCCAAGAAACTGTGCAGGATATTGTATTTCGGACAATGGAAATCTTTCAGCTACTGCGGAATATGCAGGTGAGAAGCAGAAAGACCTTCCCTTTTCATTCTCTTCTGTTCCCTTCCCATCTCCTAcccgatatatatatatatatttacacaacTAATACAGTTGGAGGTGATCAGGTACATCATAGCATGTGTAGAACGTATTTTCAGTATTTGAGGGGGTAGTTTAGCTTAGAGCAAGTTCTTGACCAAACTGCTTTCGGGGGTGAGGATATGTCGTCTGTGATTCTTTCAGTAAATCTGTTCTTCCATCCTGGTTGCGTGAGCGTTGAGAATTAGAGAAAATCCTCATTTAGTATACTGTGGGTACACTCTAAATGTAAGACTTTTGTCTTcatgtttctattttcttttaagAAATAACAAAATTTGTTTGTATGTGAACTGCATTTCTGTATTCTTGCTGGCCTTTGGGGATTATTTTGCCAGAGATTTTTTGATCATCTTATTATAGAATAACATTTTCCATCCAAAACTTGGTGAAATTCTTAACGCTCTTTTTATACTCTGAAAGTGGTACAAGTAATCTTCAGTGTGAGGCTGGTTACTGAGTAAATTTACAAATAAACCCCAAGATGTAATTGTATTTAAAGAATGGAATCTGAGAAGATGAATTGGAATATAATCCTTTTATTTGTTCCTGTGACtatgatttctttttatttagtTGGAAGTTATATTATATTGTAatttgcaacagagggtcctgtggcacctttaagactaacagactatTGTAATTTGTTATCTATACGTAGgtatttataaaaagaagaacaggaggacttgtggcaccttagagactaacaaatttattagagcataagctttcgtggactacagcccacttcttcggatgcatatagaatggaacatatattgaggagatatatatacacacatacagagagcataaacaggtgggagttgtcttaccacctctgagaggccaattaattaagagaaaaaaaacttttgaagtgataatcaagctagcctagtacagacagacagttagataacaagtgtgagaatactaacaaggggagacagattcaatgtctgtaatggctcagccattcccagtccttatttaaaccggagttgattgtgtctagtttgcatatcaattctagctcagcagtttctcgttggagtctgtttttgaagtttttctgttgtaatatagccacccgcaggtctgtcactgaatgaccagacaggttaaagtgttctcccactggtttttgagtattttgattcctgatgtcagatttgtgtccattaattcttttgcgtagagactgtccggtttggccaatgtacatggcagaggggcattgctggcacatgatggcatatatcacattggtagatgtgcaggtgaacgagcccctgatggtatggctgatgtgattaggtcctatgatgatgtcactggaatagatatgtggacagagttgacatcggggtttgttacaaggataggttcctgggttagtggttttgttcagtgatgtgtggttgctggtgagtatttgctttaggttggggggttgtctgtaagcgaggacaggtctgtctcccaagatctgtgagagtaaaggatcatctttcaggataggttgtagatctctgatgatgcgctggagaggttttagttgggggctgaaggtgacagctagtggtgttctgttattttctttgttgggcctgtcttgtaggaggtgacttctgggtactcgtctggctctgtcaatctgttttttcacttcagcaggtgggtattgtagttttaagaatgcttgatagagatcttgtaggtgcttgtctctatccgagggattggagcaaatgcggttatatcttagagcttggctgtagacaatggatcgtgtggtgtgtcctggatggaagctggaggcatgtaggtaagtgtagcggtcagtaggtttccggtatagggtggtatttatgtgaccatcgcttattagcacagtagtgtccaggaaatggaccgcttgtgtggattgatctaggctgaggttgatggtgggatggaaattattgaaatcatggtgaaattcctcaagggcttcttttccatgggtccagatgatgaagatgtcatcaatgtagcgcaagtagagtaggggcgttaggggacgagagctaaggaagcgttgttctaagtcagccataaaaatgttggcatattgtggggccatgcgggtattTATGTCAAAGATTATTGCTAAAGCATTTTGATACTGAGCTTGATAACATCtcataaaatgttaaaatggcaTCCAATATCACATCTTCTGCATCTTGCATAAACcagtttagggttggggttaggatTAGGATTGTCATAGCACTTGTTTTGGGAGGTGAGAGAAATAATAGCAGCCAGGTACTCATATCTGTGGAAGGAATCCAACaatcattgaagtaaatgggagctgagtAGAAGCATTTTTGAGTACAAGACAGAATTTGGCCAACAACATGGAATAGCCTTTGTAAATTGATATATAACAGATTAAAAAGTTATAGCTTGTGAATTATTGCATTTCTAAGAGGTTTTCCGGAATTGTGCATCTTACTAGAGTTGCATAATTTTTTATTGAACAAGTTATTTCTTTTAAATCCAAATTTAACTATGAAGATGTCTCATTTGAGCTACTTCACTATGTTCAAATAAAAGTAAAGTGAGAAGTTTTGTAAAATATCTGCAAGAAAAATATGTATCCTTAAGGAGTATTGCTTTGAGCAATGACCAATACAGTTTGATTAGGTATTGCAAATCCTCTATTATTGTAATGACATTTATATGATGCTATCCTTAAGTTAAAAGTAAAGGTGaaaaaagaataatttatttGTGGACTAAATAAAAAAGTAGTACCAGTGTACATGTTGTACACTATTATTCACAGAACATAATCTAGTTGTGTGAAAATGTTCCCTAGATCAGAAAGGGATCATACAAAAAGATCTTCTGTGTAAATTATTTTTACAACATTTAAACAGAATGAAAGAAACCATGGCTTCTATGAAATTCAATACAATTCATATAGCTTTGATCTATAAAAACCCTTTAAGCTATAACTAGCAAATATATACAGTCTATCTTAGTTCTCTTTTCAACTCTTAAAGAAATGCTCATGCGTTTGGTACAGATTAATGAAGTAATTAACTTAGATATAGAGGAAATAAtgttattgtttaaaaataaatattttctgtgTTATGTAACAGTACTAAAGCCACTTCTCAGAATTTCATAGTGGAGTTTTTTTTGTAGAAATTTATGACTGTATTTCCTTTCAATATTTGGTTTTATGGAAATCCACCTTAGCCTCTTCTTTTCTCTTATTAACCACAGAAATGTGACACTgagccctagtctacactacaaacttatgtcagtagaactacatcgctcaggggtgtggaaaattcGCACCCATGAGTGTCGCAGTTATGCCAGCCTAACTCCTGGTATAGACACTATGTTGTTGGGAGGGctttcccattgacatagctacctcctctcagggaggtggagtaccaatGCTGATTGGAAAAGGTGTCCTGTTGGCAGGTAGCATTTTCATTAAGCGCTACAgcgctgcaagtgtagacaagcccttagttcatCACTTTGATTCGTGGCTGAGATGGCCAGCTAGCTGCATTGGCCGTAGAGATCTCTGACTATTCATGATTTAACTTCAGTTACAGAATTCATATTTATAGTCGTGAGTATGATCACCTCCtgaatgaaaataataaaacaaattctTTCTCTCATTTCCATCAGCGGGGAAAACTTGAAAAGTAGaagacattttgttttgtgaTGTATATATGAGTCTGTGTAGAGAGCTTATTGCGGAAAAGCAGCTAAGTTGATGAGATGTGTTTTGTATTAAGTTCTAATTTTGGAAGTCCTGTAAGACTGAGTTCCATAGTCTAGATCCAGACTCTCATTCTCTCGTCTGTGTCATGATCCTCCTCTCTTGGTAAACAGTTTCATGGTTCCAATAGAATTTAGCTGTCAGTGGAGAGAGAAGTGATCTTAGGTAACAAATGTTAACCCCACAGCGAGCtgtgaattttaaaattaaagctggtcaaaatCTCACAAAATTATTTCATCAAAATGTtgaattttcaaaaagtttcaaTCTTTGTAAATTGGTCATAAACAGAAACAATACTTGAAAAATTTAGAAATATTTTCCCTAAAAATGttgttgaaacttttttttaataactaaCTAAAATGAATTGACTACAGAATCCAATGCCTTTGCTAAGTGAGCAGAGTGCTGCACTCTACATTATGGAGCCTCTTTCCCTGACATAGTGAATATGTCTGGGGCATAAGTGTGTGGATTACTCTGGTCAGATCTAATAAGGAGTTAGATTGTTAGttagttgtttttgctgatacagactaacacggctaccactctgaaactggTCAGATCTGTATATGGTACCAGAGAGTATCAATAAGAAAGATGCTAgcatttgcaaaatgctttgaagaTATTAAATAATGAGTTATTGATCATATAAAGGTTCTGTTGATTACATAGGACTTGGGTTTGTTGATGTTTTTATATCAATGATTTGGCATATAAAATCAGCagataaggtgcacatttttaaggTAAAGAAAGTGGCTGGAACATCTATGACTGTTAGTCGGagagaaaatgtaaaaaatagggctgtcgagtgatttaaaaaattaatcgcgattaatcacacaattaaaaagattaatcatgTTTAGTcgcgctgttaataatagaatatcatttatttaaatattttttgatgttttctacgttgtcaaatatattgatttaaattacaacagaaTATAAAATGTACAGGGCTCacgttatatttatttttattactgtaaaaaacaaaataaatagtatatttcaattcacctaatacaagtagtgtagtgcaatctctttatcatgaaaggtgAACTTAGAAAtgcagaattatgtacaaaaaataactgcattcaaaaacaaaaaatgtcaaactttagagcctacaagtccactcagtcctacttcaacCAGTCACGCAGACAAATacgtttggttacaatttgcaggagataatgctgaccacttcttatttacaatgtcacctgaaagtgagaacaggcattcgcatgtcACTGTTatagctggtgtcacaagatatttacgtgccaaatgcgctaaagattcatatgtcccttcatgcttcaaccaccattccagaggacattgtccatgctgatgatgggttctgctcgatgaagatccaaagcagagcggaccgacgcatgttcattttcatcatccaagtcagatgccaccagcagaagattgaattttcttttttggtggtttgagttttgtagtttctgcatcggagtgttgctcttttaagacttctgaaagcatgctcaacaccttgtccctctcagattttggacggcacttcagattcttaaaccttgcatCGAatgttgtagctatctttagaaatctcacattggtaccttccttgcattttgtcaaatctgctgtgaaagtgttcttaaaatgaacacgtgctgggtcatcaaccgagactgctataaaatgtaatatacggcagaatgcagataaaacagagctggagacatataattctcccccaaggagttcagtcacaaatttaattaatgcattgttttttttaatgagcatcatcagcatggaagcatgtcctgtgGACTGGTGTctgaagcataaaggggcatacaaatgtctaggtgacattgtaaataagaatcaggcagcagtatctcccgtaaatgtaaacaaacttgtttgtcttagcgattggctgaacaagaagtaggactcagtggacttgtaggctctaaagttttacattgttttgtttttgagtgcagttatgtacaaaaaaatctaaatttgtaagttacactttcacaataaagagattgcactgcagtacttgtatgaggtgaagggaaaaaatcttttatcatttttacagtgcaaatatttgtaataaaaataataagataaagtgagcactgtacactttgtattctgtgttgtaatagaaatcaatatatttgaaaatgtagaaaaacatccaaaaatatttaataaatttcaattggcatttctagtctattgtttaacagtgtgattaatcactattaattttttaattgcagttaatttttttgagttaatcgcatgagttaactgtgattaatcgacagccctagtaaaaaaGAACTTTTCATAAATACTTAATTTTAGTTGATGGGCTAGAAAGTTTTTTGTagtaacttgtttttgttttgtttttattttgttaaccattttcctttttaaattgttTGGCTTTTTAAGCTACCAAATGGTGTTACTTATCATACTGGGACGTACCAAGACAGATTAGCAAAGCTGCAAGAACATCTCCGTCAGCTATCAATACTCTTCAGGAAACTGAGATTAGTCTATGACAAATGCAATGAAAACTGTGCAGGGCTAGATCCTGTACCCATAGAGGTAAGTATTTACTTTGATATGCATGATTGGTGGGTCtgatttttattgtttatttatgTTACAGTAGCACTCATTCCTTCAGATTGCTTGTTATACTCTGCTGTTGTCTCTGATTTTAAACGAGACCATAAACcagtgatccccaaactttttattttgTGGCCTTTCTTACCCATAATGGAACCTGTCCACCCTCTCCTCCTGGAACCATGGTTGGGAGCAGGACCGGTGCCACCGTCAGGAGCCAGgaccaggagcagagctgcagttGGGGGCcaagagcagggcagggggcggggctgggagccaaggcCAGGACTGCAGATGTGGCCGCAGCCGGGAGTGAGGCCATGACCAGGGCCctgaggctgggggcagagcggggctgggtggcactccctccccaccccgtgGGGGCTGTCCTGAGCCCCACGACACCCCCCACCCGATGTTCCTCTGATCCCCCCCCCAGGGGGGTGCGCCCACCAGTTTAGGGACCATTGCGCTACATTCTTCAGGGGACAGATTGTCATTTtgtggagctggttgaaattttgttttttttttttttttaattaaaaaaaaatagaactacattttttttcatttagattGAATGAGGTTTTTTTACTTTTGGGAGGATGaaaaatttgaaacatttttttaaatgaaattatatttcatttcagattttggagTAGTCTTTGTCCAGtagaaaaaaaggagaaaagggttttttttgtttttgttttaaaaagtgggagagagagagagacaaattggagaaaagctTACTTTCTGTGTGTCTTTTTTTACACTTTTCCAGGGGAAAGAAATACATTTGGGTGGAAAAAAAATTAGAGTGGAGATTTTTAGCCACTACTTTCtctcacattttttctttttccaattaTTTTCCAGTGGGGAAAAAGTGAGGGGAAGAACACTGGATGGAAAATCCTTTTTCCATTCAGCCAAAAGTAAACAGAAAACCTGAGAGAAAATGAGAGTTTCtccttgatttttttaatcttcgTCAAATCTACCTTTTTCTCTTTGAAATTTAGACGCCCTACTTAATGTGAGTTGACTGTATAGCACAATGGGGCGCCTATCCTCATAGGGCCTCTGGAtgctattgctgctgctgttactacTACTACTAGATTTTTGGATTTTCTACAGTTTAATTTAAACATGGTGttatatgttttaaaatgttcactAAACAGCGACAAAGAAATATAGGAAATTTAGGATCAGACctgtggtccatctagaccagtctCTGACAAGATTACCACCTGCTTTAGAGAAAAGTACATGAAACCCTGCAGCAGGCTGTTATGGGATAATCTGCTCCATGGAAAGTTTCCTCCCAACCCCCGATGGATGGAGTTGACTTATGCCCCGTAGCATGTAGATTTATATCCTTCTTGGAGTTTGTTTATGGTTTTTGGGGATTTTTTAAGCATTCCCTGTAATATATCTGGGTATTTTGTTGTCCATATTAATGTCCAGTCCCTTTCTGACTCCTTCTAATCTCATGGCCTCAGTGATATCTTGTGCGATGAGTTTCATTGTGCTTTTTGTGGAAGAAGTTTCTTTTTATTGGTTTTGAGTTTGCTCCCTTGAGTTTCATTTTGTTCCTCTTCTTGTGTATTATGAGACAGGGTGAATAGAAGCTGAAtctactagaccagtggttttcaaactttttttctggcaacccagttgaagaaaatgttGATGCCCATGatccaacggagctggggatgaggggtttgtggtgtgggagggggctctgggctggggcagagggttggggtgtgggagggggtcagggctctgggctgggggttcaggttctggggtggggctgggaatgagggttttggggtgcaggagggggctctgggtttgggggggctcagggctggggcaggggattggggcatggggttggggtgcgatgTTATCTCGGGCAGATTCCAGTCAGCAGCTCTGCAGGGGTGCTAAGgaaggcttcctgcctgtcctggcaccgcagactgtgcagcaggtctggctcctagccGGAGTCGTGCAAGCGGCTCCACGCggctcttgcccgcaggcaccgcccgccagctcccattggccgggaacactggtgctcagggcaggggcagtgcgcagagccctgtggcccacctgcctaggagccggacctgctgctgtccACCActggggcacagcgcggtgtcagaacaggtaggaactagcctgtcttagccaggcagcaccgccaaccggacttttaacggcccgatcggcagtgctgaccaggaCCGCCGTGGCCCAATGCCTTACATtcgcgacccgcagtttgaaaaccactggactagaccATTCA is part of the Chrysemys picta bellii isolate R12L10 chromosome 2, ASM1138683v2, whole genome shotgun sequence genome and harbors:
- the MED30 gene encoding mediator of RNA polymerase II transcription subunit 30 isoform X1 → MSTPPLAGAGMPPGAFSGPQAQAAREVNTASLCRIGQETVQDIVFRTMEIFQLLRNMQLPNGVTYHTGTYQDRLAKLQEHLRQLSILFRKLRLVYDKCNENCAGLDPVPIEQLIPYVEEDGSKHDDRGVASQLRFASEERREIMEVNKKLKQKNQQLKQIMDQLRNLIWDINAMLAMRN
- the MED30 gene encoding mediator of RNA polymerase II transcription subunit 30 isoform X2 encodes the protein MSTPPLAGAGMPPGAFSGPQAQAAREVNTASLCRIGQETVQDIVFRTMEIFQLLRNMQLPNGVTYHTGTYQDRLAKLQEHLRQLSILFRKLRLVYDKCNENCAGLDPVPIEQLIPYVEEDGSKHDDRGVASQLRFASEERREIMEVNKVSVCEAVVFHAEPHRGVMG